In Helicobacter pylori, a single genomic region encodes these proteins:
- a CDS encoding DNA cytosine methyltransferase — MDFCSGIGGGRLGLEQCHLKCVGHAEINHEALRTYELFFKDTHNFGDLMRINPNDLPDFDALISGFPCQAFSINGKRKGLEDERGTIIYGIIRILKVKQPKCFLLENVKGLIHHKQQETFKTIIKALQEVGYTTYYQILNSADFQLAQKRERLYIVGFRKDLKHPFNFPLGLANDYYFEDFLDADNECYLDVSNAIFQRYLYNPYNHNRVFLENILTLENAVLDTRQSDLRLYFNVFPTLRTSRHGLFYTQKGKIKKLNAIESLLLQGFPRDLIAKIKNNPHFKESHLLSQAGNAMSVNVIAAIAKQMLKAI; from the coding sequence ATGGATTTTTGCTCTGGTATTGGTGGAGGCCGTTTGGGCTTGGAGCAATGCCATTTAAAATGCGTAGGGCATGCCGAAATCAATCATGAAGCTCTTAGAACTTATGAATTATTTTTTAAAGATACCCATAATTTTGGGGATTTGATGCGAATCAATCCTAATGATTTACCCGATTTTGATGCGCTCATTAGTGGGTTTCCTTGTCAAGCTTTTTCTATCAATGGCAAAAGGAAGGGGCTTGAAGATGAAAGAGGGACTATTATTTATGGGATTATTCGTATCTTAAAAGTCAAACAGCCCAAATGTTTCTTGCTTGAAAACGTTAAGGGCTTGATCCATCATAAGCAACAAGAAACTTTTAAAACCATTATCAAAGCCCTACAAGAAGTGGGTTATACAACTTATTATCAAATTTTAAACAGCGCTGATTTCCAATTAGCCCAAAAGAGAGAACGCCTTTATATCGTAGGGTTTAGGAAGGATTTGAAACACCCATTTAATTTCCCTTTAGGTTTAGCCAATGATTATTATTTTGAAGATTTTTTAGACGCAGATAATGAGTGTTATTTGGATGTGAGTAACGCTATTTTTCAAAGATACTTGTACAACCCATACAACCATAACCGGGTTTTTTTAGAGAATATCTTAACTTTAGAAAACGCTGTTTTAGACACAAGACAATCTGATTTAAGGTTGTATTTTAATGTTTTTCCTACTTTAAGGACTTCTCGGCATGGTTTGTTTTATACCCAAAAAGGCAAAATCAAAAAATTAAACGCTATTGAAAGCTTGCTTTTGCAAGGATTTCCTAGGGATTTGATCGCTAAGATTAAAAATAATCCACATTTTAAAGAAAGCCATTTGCTATCCCAAGCAGGGAATGCGATGAGCGTGAATGTGATTGCTGCAATCGCTAAACAAATGTTAAAGGCGATTTAA
- a CDS encoding flagellar biosynthesis anti-sigma factor FlgM yields the protein MNIKLKDFTMINAVSSLAPVQSLGNYKRVEKNEKVENNEAALDRVAEIKKAIENNQYKINLHETSHKMAQDLLGIS from the coding sequence ATGAATATCAAATTAAAGGATTTTACAATGATTAATGCCGTTTCTTCTCTTGCTCCGGTGCAGTCTTTGGGGAATTATAAGCGTGTGGAAAAGAATGAAAAAGTTGAAAACAATGAGGCCGCTCTTGATAGGGTAGCTGAGATCAAGAAAGCGATTGAAAATAACCAGTATAAAATCAACTTGCATGAGACTTCTCACAAAATGGCACAGGATTTATTGGGGATAAGCTAG
- a CDS encoding peptidylprolyl isomerase: MQNHDLESIKQAALIEYEVREQGSSIVLDGNISKEPLEFIIGANQIIAGLEKAVLKAQIGEWEEVVIAPEEAYGVYESSYLQEVPRDQFEGIELEKGMSVFGQTEDNQTIQATIKDFSNTHVMVDYNHPLAGKTLAFRFKVLGFREVSEEEILASHHGGGTGCCGGHGGHGGKKGGGCGCSCSHG, from the coding sequence ATGCAAAACCATGATTTAGAATCAATCAAACAAGCCGCTTTGATTGAATATGAAGTGAGGGAGCAGGGCTCTAGCATTGTGCTAGATGGCAATATTTCTAAAGAGCCTTTAGAGTTTATTATAGGCGCTAATCAGATCATAGCAGGGTTAGAAAAGGCGGTATTAAAGGCTCAAATTGGCGAGTGGGAAGAGGTTGTTATCGCCCCAGAGGAAGCTTATGGGGTTTATGAAAGCAGCTATTTGCAAGAAGTCCCTAGAGATCAATTTGAAGGCATTGAATTAGAAAAAGGCATGAGCGTTTTTGGGCAAACTGAAGACAATCAAACCATTCAAGCCACTATCAAAGACTTTAGCAACACGCATGTGATGGTGGATTATAACCACCCGTTAGCTGGGAAAACTTTAGCGTTTCGTTTCAAGGTTTTAGGTTTTAGAGAAGTGAGCGAAGAAGAAATTTTAGCTTCACACCATGGCGGTGGGACAGGTTGCTGTGGCGGTCATGGGGGTCATGGCGGAAAGAAAGGTGGGGGTTGTGGTTGCTCATGTTCGCATGGGTAG